The stretch of DNA TGCACGCGGCGGAAGGGGATATCAAGCCCTGGGACCTCGACTCCCAGCTCCGGATTGTCAAGGGACGCCAGACCCGCCTGGAGGGACCCCAAAAGGTCACAGGCCGGGCGAAGTACACCTTCGACATCAGCCTCCCCGGCATGCTCTGGGGGAGGATGGTCGGGGCCAGCGTGCCCGCCGCCGAGATCGTGAAAGTCGACACCAGCCGGGCGGAGGCCCTGCCCGGCGTCAAGGCTGTCTGGACCACGGAGTCGCGAACCGTGCGCTTCGCGGGCCAGGACGTGGCCGCGGTGGCCGCGGTCTCGCCCGAGGTTGCGGAGGACGCGGCGCGGCTCATCCAGGTCACCTACGACGAGAGGCCTTACGTCACCGACATCGAGAAGGCCATGGAGACCGACGCCCCCCTCGTCTACGAGCCCGACCAGGTTCCGGGCTCCAAGGACATCCCGCGCAAGGGGAACATCCTTGGTCCCCAGAGCCCGCGCCGGGGCGGGGCGCGGGGCGACATCGAGAAGGGGTTCGCGGAGGCCATGGTCACGGTCGAGCCGACCTACGTGATCCCGGTGCACACCCACTCGCCCCTGGAGAGCCACGGCGTCGTGGCCCTTTGGGAGGGGGACCAACTCACGGTCTACGCTTCCACCCAAGGGATCTTCACCGTCCGCGACGGGATGGCGGAAGCCCTTGCCATCGACCGCAAGAACGTCCGCGTGATCACCGAGCATATGGGGGGCGGCTTCGGCAGCAAGCTCGCCCCCTCCGCGGTGGGCAGCGCTTTCGCGGTGGTGGCCTGTCGCCTGGCCAAGAAGGCGGGGGCGCCCGTAAAGCTCATGTTGGACCGGAAGCAGGAGCACCTCTGCACCGGCAACGCTCCCAGCGCGGTCATGACCGTCCGCCTGGGGGCCCGCCGCGACGGTACCTTTACCGCCGTCCACTACCGCTCCTTCGGCTCCGCGGGCATCGCAGGAGGGGCGGGGACGGGGGGGCCGGCGGGAAGCCTCTATCAGAACTGCCCCAACCTGAAGATCGAGGAGCACGACGTCTTCACCAACGCGGGCCCGGCCGCACCCCTGCGCGCCCCCGGCCATCCCCAGGGGGCTTTCGCCCTAGAGTCGGCGGTGGACGAGCTGGCCTACAAGCTGGGCCTGGACCCCCTCGAAGTCCGGAGGAAGAACGAATCGAGCCCCGTGCGTCTGATGCAGTACGACATCGGGGCCAAGGCCATCGGTTGGGAGCGGCGCCATAAGAAGCCGGGCGAGGGCGCCGGTCCCCGCAAGCGGGGCCTCGGCATGGCCAACGGCAACTGGTACGTGATCGCTCGGGGCAGCGGGGTGGGGGCGGAGATCAAGGTCCATCGCGACGGCAGCGTCGAGCTGTTCTCGGGAGCCCAGGACATCGGCTCCGGATTCCGCACCGCCATGACCATGGTGGCGGCGGAGGAGCTCGGGCTCCGGGTCCGGGACATCCAGACTCACGTCGGCGACACCCGCTTCCCGGAGGGCCCCGGGTCCGGCGGCAGCAACACCACGAACTCCGTGGCCCCCGTGGTGCGGTTGGCCGCCCACGAGGCCCGGGGGAAGGTGTTCGATCTGGCCGCGGGCCTCCTCGGGGTCAAGCGCGAGGAACTCCAGGCCGCCGAGGGCAGGATCTTCGTGGCCGCGGCGCCCTCCCGGGCCGTGACCTTCAAGCAAGCGGCGGCCAAGATGCCGGGAGAAGTGGTCGCTTGCGTGGCGGAGAGGAAGAAGCAGTACGAGACCTTCCGGGGCGACCTGGCAGGGACGCAGTTCGCGGAGGTCGAGGTGGACACGGAGACGGGAGAGGTGCGGGTCATCAAGATGGTCTCCGTGAACGACTGCGGCTTCCCCGTCAACTCCCTCACCGCCGAGAGCCAGGTCATCGGGGCCATGATCCAGGGGGCTTCCTGGGCCCTCCTCGAGAACCGCATCCTGGACCGCAACGTGGGGACCATGGTCAACCCCAACCTGGAGTCGTACAAGATTTTCTCCCCCAAGGACATGTTCGAGGCGGTCTCGATCCTGACCCCGATCGCCAACGCCGGCAACAACACGTCCACGGCCGGACTCGGCGAGCCACCCCTCGTCCCCAGCCTGGCCGCCATCGCGAACGCCGTTTACAACGCCACCGGGGCCCGGGTGCGGACCCTGCCCATCACCCCCGACCGAATGCTCGCGGCCCTGTCCGAAGAGCGGAGGAGGGCATAACCATGCATGGCTTCGAGCTGGCGAAGGCGACGAGCGTGGCCGAGGCGCGCGACCTCCTCGCGGACAGCAAGGGGAGCGTGCTCAAGGCCGGCGGCATCGACCTCCTGGATCACCTGAAGGAGCACCTCCTCGAACCCTCGCGGGTGGTGGACCTGAAATCGATACCCGGCCTGGACCGCATCACGGTGGAGGCCGACTCCGGCCTGAAGATCGGCCCCCTGGCCACCCTGGCCCGGGTGGCCGGCCACCCCGGCGTGCAGAAGTCGCACCCCGCGCTGGCCAAGGCCTGCGGAGAGGCCGCTTCCCCGCAGATCCGCAACGTGGCCACGATTGGAGGCAACCTGCTCCAGCGGCCACGCTGCTGGTACTACCGGCTCGAGTCATTCAAGTGTCTGAAGAAGGGCGGGGACGTCTGCTTCGCGGTGGGGGGTGAGAACCGCTATCACGTCATTTTCGGGGGCGGGCCATCGTATGCCCCCCACCCCTCGAACGCGGCCGTGGCCCTCCTGGCCTACGGGGCCTCCTTCGTGCTGGACGGGCCCAAGGGCGCGCGTACGGTGGCCGCGGGCGAGTTCTTCGTCCCCCCCACCAAGGACCCGGAGCGGGAGAACGTCCTCGCCCCGGGCGAGGTCCTGACCGAGATCCGTGTCCCCTCGGCGGCGGGGATGAAGTCCACCTACACGGAGATCCGCGAGCGCACCGCCTTCGACTGGCCGCTCGTCTCCCTGGCCGTAGCCCTGCGCACGGAAGGGGGAGCCGTCAAAGACGCCCGCGTGGTCCTGGGCGCGGTGGCGCCGATCCCCTGGCGGTCAACGCGGACGGAGCAGGCGATCCTGGGCAAGCCCCTGGACGAGGCAACCCTTTCCGCCGCCGCGCGGGCCGCCATCGTGGGGGCGGCGCCCTTGTCGGACAACGGCTACAAGGTCGGGCTGGTGCAGACCCTCATGCGCCGGACCCTCCTGTCTCTCGCCTGAGGACAGACCATGGAACCAGCCGAGGTCGAAGACACTCCCGTCTGCAAGCGCCTGCGAACCAAGATGTACTACGTCCTGGGCCGGGACCACGTGGACCTCAAGGTCTCCTCGCCGACCGCGCAGTATTGGTGCTCGCGCACGGCCACCGTCCTCGGGCCCGACGACGTGTACTGCAGCCCGGAGTCGTGCCAGCCCCACCGGGGCTGTTTCGAGCCGGACTGAAGCCCGCGGGGGCGGGCCGCCGCACGGTCTCGCTCTTGCCCCGCTCCCGGCGAAGGCGCCCGCGCGCGCGACCGCCCCTTAGGCGGTCTGTATGACCTTGAGCACCCGCATGGCCTGGATGGAGATCTGGGCCGCGACCTTGCCCGCCACGTCGACGAAGGCCCGCGCGGCGGGTGCCTCCGGGGCCGCGACCACGATCGGTTGGCCCTCGTCCCCCCCGGAGCGAACGCGGGTGTCGATGGGAACCTCGCCCAGGAAGGGGATGCCCATGTCCTCCGCCATCCGCGACCCCCCTCCGTGGCCGAAGATGTCGGTCCGCTCCCCGCAGTGGCCGCAGACGAAATAGCTCATGTTCTCGACCACGCCCAGGATCGGAATGTTGAGCTGGCGGAACATCGCGACCGCCTTGCGCACGTCGGAGACGGAGACGCCCTGGGGGGTG from Vicinamibacteria bacterium encodes:
- a CDS encoding xanthine dehydrogenase family protein molybdopterin-binding subunit, which encodes MAQQTPTKDGPTVTFNVKAGIPGAPQTLEVHAAEGDIKPWDLDSQLRIVKGRQTRLEGPQKVTGRAKYTFDISLPGMLWGRMVGASVPAAEIVKVDTSRAEALPGVKAVWTTESRTVRFAGQDVAAVAAVSPEVAEDAARLIQVTYDERPYVTDIEKAMETDAPLVYEPDQVPGSKDIPRKGNILGPQSPRRGGARGDIEKGFAEAMVTVEPTYVIPVHTHSPLESHGVVALWEGDQLTVYASTQGIFTVRDGMAEALAIDRKNVRVITEHMGGGFGSKLAPSAVGSAFAVVACRLAKKAGAPVKLMLDRKQEHLCTGNAPSAVMTVRLGARRDGTFTAVHYRSFGSAGIAGGAGTGGPAGSLYQNCPNLKIEEHDVFTNAGPAAPLRAPGHPQGAFALESAVDELAYKLGLDPLEVRRKNESSPVRLMQYDIGAKAIGWERRHKKPGEGAGPRKRGLGMANGNWYVIARGSGVGAEIKVHRDGSVELFSGAQDIGSGFRTAMTMVAAEELGLRVRDIQTHVGDTRFPEGPGSGGSNTTNSVAPVVRLAAHEARGKVFDLAAGLLGVKREELQAAEGRIFVAAAPSRAVTFKQAAAKMPGEVVACVAERKKQYETFRGDLAGTQFAEVEVDTETGEVRVIKMVSVNDCGFPVNSLTAESQVIGAMIQGASWALLENRILDRNVGTMVNPNLESYKIFSPKDMFEAVSILTPIANAGNNTSTAGLGEPPLVPSLAAIANAVYNATGARVRTLPITPDRMLAALSEERRRA
- a CDS encoding xanthine dehydrogenase family protein subunit M; its protein translation is MHGFELAKATSVAEARDLLADSKGSVLKAGGIDLLDHLKEHLLEPSRVVDLKSIPGLDRITVEADSGLKIGPLATLARVAGHPGVQKSHPALAKACGEAASPQIRNVATIGGNLLQRPRCWYYRLESFKCLKKGGDVCFAVGGENRYHVIFGGGPSYAPHPSNAAVALLAYGASFVLDGPKGARTVAAGEFFVPPTKDPERENVLAPGEVLTEIRVPSAAGMKSTYTEIRERTAFDWPLVSLAVALRTEGGAVKDARVVLGAVAPIPWRSTRTEQAILGKPLDEATLSAAARAAIVGAAPLSDNGYKVGLVQTLMRRTLLSLA